In Flavobacteriales bacterium, the following are encoded in one genomic region:
- the rho gene encoding transcription termination factor Rho, translating into MIDIHTLNKKLLPELKEIAKTLGVPRYQKLKKQELVYEILDVQATQLSLEKKTEEAKKKVTPNKPKHNNTLKGNNNNNNLNSNKKNNIPNQNNNKNCPQDDFEFDGIVTAEGVLEMMPDGFGFLRSSDYHYLSSPDDIYVSHSQVRLFGLKTGDTVMGTVRPPKKGEKYFPLIKVNKINGRDPNIVRDRVPFEFLTPLFPDEKFKLTDNGKSSLSTRMIDLFAPIGKGQRGLIVAQPKTGKTVLLKEVANAIAANHPEAYLMILLIDERPEEVTDMARNVNAEVIASTFDEPADRHVRIANIVLEKAKRLVECGHDVVILLDSITRLARAYNTVQPASGKILTGGVDANALQKPKRFFGAARKIENGGSLTILATALTETGSKMDEVIFEEFKGTGNMELQLDRKISNRRIYPAIDVTSSSTRREDLLLGKELTQKIWVLRNHLADMTPVESIEFMRDRLLRTETNEEFIVTMNS; encoded by the coding sequence ATGATTGATATACACACATTAAACAAAAAATTATTACCAGAACTTAAAGAAATTGCAAAAACACTAGGCGTTCCTAGATATCAGAAACTAAAAAAACAAGAGTTAGTTTATGAAATCTTAGATGTTCAGGCTACTCAATTGTCTCTTGAGAAAAAGACTGAGGAGGCTAAGAAGAAAGTCACTCCAAATAAGCCAAAACATAATAATACTCTTAAAGGTAATAATAACAACAACAATCTTAACAGTAACAAAAAGAACAATATTCCGAATCAAAATAACAATAAGAATTGTCCACAAGACGATTTTGAGTTTGACGGAATTGTAACGGCTGAAGGTGTTTTAGAAATGATGCCCGATGGTTTTGGATTTCTTCGATCGTCAGACTATCATTACCTTAGTTCTCCAGATGATATTTATGTATCACACTCACAAGTTAGACTCTTTGGACTAAAGACGGGCGATACAGTAATGGGAACTGTTAGACCTCCTAAAAAAGGCGAAAAGTACTTTCCGCTAATCAAGGTGAATAAAATTAATGGTAGAGACCCAAACATCGTTAGAGACAGGGTACCGTTTGAATTTTTAACCCCTCTATTTCCTGATGAAAAATTCAAACTTACAGATAATGGCAAAAGTTCGCTATCTACAAGAATGATTGATTTATTCGCTCCGATAGGAAAAGGACAAAGAGGATTAATTGTTGCCCAACCTAAAACAGGTAAAACAGTTCTTCTTAAAGAAGTGGCAAATGCTATTGCTGCAAATCATCCTGAAGCATACTTGATGATACTTCTGATCGATGAACGACCTGAAGAGGTTACTGATATGGCAAGAAATGTAAATGCTGAAGTTATTGCTTCTACATTTGATGAGCCAGCTGACCGCCATGTTAGAATTGCTAATATCGTACTTGAAAAAGCAAAACGACTGGTAGAGTGTGGACATGATGTAGTTATCCTCTTGGACTCCATTACAAGACTAGCTAGAGCATATAACACTGTTCAACCAGCTTCAGGTAAAATCCTTACTGGTGGTGTAGATGCAAATGCTCTTCAGAAACCAAAACGATTCTTTGGTGCTGCTAGAAAAATTGAAAATGGCGGCTCTCTGACTATTCTTGCAACTGCTCTAACTGAAACAGGAAGTAAGATGGACGAAGTTATCTTCGAAGAGTTTAAAGGTACAGGTAATATGGAGCTTCAGTTGGATAGAAAAATATCTAATAGACGAATTTACCCTGCTATCGATGTTACTTCGTCAAGTACACGTAGAGAAGATTTATTACTAGGAAAAGAATTGACGCAAAAAATATGGGTGCTAAGAAATCACCTTGCAGATATGACTCCAGTAGAATCAATCGAGTTTATGAGAGATAGGCTACTTAGAACTGAAACTAATGAAGAGTTCATTGTAACTATGAACAGCTAA